The Myxococcota bacterium genome contains a region encoding:
- a CDS encoding glycogen/starch/alpha-glucan phosphorylase yields MSDSKAPLPDFAAAVQRNLRYGLGKRWQDAAPGDLFLAVSLALREPLIEQMLATEERYRAADAKRLYYLSVEFLMGRSLGNNLLNLGMLEPVRAALASLGVDLEALRELEPDAALGNGGLGRLAACYLDSLATLDMPGFGYGINYEHGLFRQAIENGEQREHPDSWRAQGSPWLIQKRGETLRIPVYGSLEKVASGPDDLRNTRWTHQRVLLGAPDDLPVAAWGGRTVNVLRLYSAQASDDFDIGIFHGGDYQRAFEQKLASERVSKVLYPPESTNAGKELRLLQEYFFVACALHDIVARYLTTRRGFDSFPEKVAIQLNDTHPALAVAELVRIFVDEHGMPFERAFDLAQRTFAYTNHTLLPEALERWPKPLLAHVAPRHLQIIERINAQFLGEVEVRWPGNVEKLRRMSIIEEGYPQHVRMAHLAIVGSHAINGVSKLHSELVKSALVPDFAELWPGRFQNKTNGVSPRRWLQKANRGLSDLISSRIGEGWKSDLEGLRELEPFADDAEFQRAFRDVKRANKARLSGVVAQSAGVALDPDTLFDVQVKRMHEYKRQLLAALRGIEMYLEIADDGRDPTAPRALIFAGKAAPEYFAAKLVIRLINDVSAVVNRDPRTRGKLRVVFVPDYRVSLAEKIIPAADLSEQISTAGQEASGTGNMKLALNGALTIGTLDGATIEMREAVGQENLYIFGLDAPAVAALRASGTYDPRALVARTPRLARVLDALRGGRFSPDEPQRYAPLLESLEREDRWLVLADFASYGECQERVSRDWLDRAGWDRRAILNVARMGYFSSDRAVREYATAIWNLKPVP; encoded by the coding sequence ATGAGCGACTCGAAGGCCCCCCTGCCCGACTTCGCCGCAGCCGTGCAGCGCAACCTGCGCTACGGGCTGGGCAAGCGCTGGCAGGACGCCGCGCCCGGCGACCTGTTCCTGGCCGTGTCACTCGCGCTGCGCGAGCCGCTGATCGAGCAGATGCTCGCGACCGAGGAGCGCTACCGCGCCGCCGACGCGAAGCGGCTGTACTACCTGTCGGTCGAGTTCCTGATGGGCCGCTCGCTCGGCAACAACCTGCTCAACCTGGGCATGCTGGAGCCGGTGCGCGCGGCGCTGGCGTCTTTGGGCGTCGACCTCGAGGCGCTGCGCGAGCTCGAGCCCGACGCGGCGCTGGGCAACGGCGGCCTCGGGCGGCTGGCGGCGTGCTACCTCGACTCACTCGCCACGCTCGACATGCCCGGCTTCGGCTACGGCATCAACTACGAGCACGGCCTGTTCCGCCAGGCGATCGAGAACGGCGAGCAGCGCGAGCATCCCGACAGCTGGCGCGCGCAGGGCTCGCCCTGGCTGATCCAGAAGCGCGGCGAGACGCTGCGCATTCCCGTGTACGGCTCGCTCGAGAAGGTCGCGTCGGGCCCGGACGACCTGCGCAACACGCGCTGGACGCACCAGCGCGTGCTGCTCGGCGCGCCCGACGACCTGCCGGTCGCGGCCTGGGGCGGGCGCACGGTGAACGTGCTGCGCCTCTACTCCGCGCAGGCCTCGGACGACTTCGACATCGGCATCTTCCACGGCGGGGACTACCAGCGCGCGTTCGAGCAGAAGCTCGCCTCCGAGCGCGTCTCGAAGGTGCTCTACCCGCCCGAGTCGACCAACGCCGGCAAGGAGCTGCGGCTCTTGCAGGAATACTTCTTCGTGGCCTGCGCGCTGCACGACATCGTGGCGCGCTATCTCACCACGCGGCGCGGCTTCGACAGCTTCCCGGAGAAGGTCGCGATCCAGCTCAACGATACCCACCCCGCGCTCGCGGTGGCGGAGCTGGTGCGCATCTTCGTCGACGAGCACGGCATGCCCTTCGAGCGCGCCTTCGACCTCGCGCAGCGCACGTTCGCCTACACCAATCACACGCTCCTGCCCGAGGCGCTGGAGCGCTGGCCCAAGCCGCTGCTCGCACACGTCGCGCCGAGACACTTGCAGATCATCGAGCGCATCAACGCGCAGTTTCTCGGCGAGGTCGAGGTGCGCTGGCCGGGCAACGTCGAGAAGCTGCGGCGCATGTCGATCATCGAGGAAGGCTACCCGCAGCACGTGCGCATGGCGCACCTGGCGATCGTGGGGAGTCACGCGATCAACGGCGTGTCGAAGCTGCACTCCGAGCTCGTGAAGAGCGCGCTCGTGCCCGACTTCGCGGAGCTCTGGCCGGGCCGCTTCCAGAACAAGACCAACGGCGTCTCGCCGCGGCGCTGGCTGCAGAAGGCCAACCGCGGCCTCTCCGACCTGATCAGCTCGCGCATCGGCGAGGGCTGGAAGAGCGACCTCGAAGGCCTGCGCGAGCTCGAGCCGTTCGCCGACGACGCCGAGTTCCAGCGCGCCTTCCGCGACGTGAAGCGCGCCAACAAGGCCCGGCTCTCGGGCGTGGTCGCCCAGAGCGCGGGCGTGGCGCTCGACCCCGACACGCTGTTCGACGTGCAGGTGAAGCGCATGCACGAGTACAAGCGCCAGCTGCTCGCGGCGCTGCGCGGGATCGAGATGTATCTCGAGATCGCCGACGACGGCCGCGACCCGACCGCGCCGCGCGCGCTGATCTTCGCGGGCAAGGCCGCGCCGGAGTACTTCGCCGCCAAGCTCGTGATTCGCCTGATCAACGACGTGTCGGCCGTGGTGAACCGCGACCCGCGCACGCGCGGCAAGCTGCGGGTGGTGTTCGTGCCCGACTACCGCGTGTCACTGGCCGAGAAGATCATCCCCGCGGCCGACCTGTCGGAGCAGATCTCGACCGCCGGCCAGGAGGCCTCGGGCACGGGCAACATGAAGCTCGCGCTCAACGGCGCGCTCACGATCGGCACGCTCGACGGCGCCACGATCGAGATGCGCGAGGCGGTCGGCCAGGAGAACCTCTACATCTTCGGCCTGGACGCGCCCGCGGTCGCGGCGCTGCGCGCGTCGGGCACGTACGACCCGCGCGCGCTGGTCGCGCGCACGCCGCGCCTGGCCCGCGTGCTCGACGCCCTGCGCGGCGGGCGCTTCTCGCCCGACGAGCCGCAGCGCTACGCGCCGCTGCTCGAGTCACTCGAGCGCGAGGACCGCTGGCTCGTGCTGGCCGACTTCGCCTCCTACGGCGAGTGTCAGGAGCGGGTCTCGCGCGACTGGCTCGATCGCGCCGGCTGGGACCGGCGCGCGATCCTGAACGTGGCCCGCATGGGCTACTTCTCGAGCGACCGCGCCGTGCGCGAGTACGCGACCGCGATCTGGAACCTCAAGCCGGTCCCGTGA
- a CDS encoding response regulator: MANVLIAEDEAELARTLAEVLRAAGHTVRTAPGGSQALALARQLAPELLISDQDLSDPPNGLALYEQMSAARPGLRVILMTGYASPSLRAWAESHAGAGLLEKPFSLSDFRALVARVSGVTGPA; the protein is encoded by the coding sequence GTGGCGAACGTCCTGATTGCGGAAGACGAAGCCGAGCTCGCACGGACCCTGGCCGAAGTGTTGCGCGCCGCCGGTCACACGGTGCGCACGGCGCCCGGCGGAAGTCAGGCGCTCGCGCTGGCCCGCCAGCTCGCTCCGGAGCTCCTGATCTCGGATCAGGACCTGAGTGACCCGCCGAACGGGCTCGCGCTGTACGAGCAGATGAGCGCGGCGCGGCCCGGGCTGCGCGTGATCCTGATGACGGGCTACGCCTCGCCCAGCCTGCGCGCCTGGGCCGAGTCCCACGCGGGTGCGGGCCTGCTCGAGAAGCCCTTCTCGCTCTCGGACTTCCGGGCCCTGGTGGCGCGGGTGTCGGGAGTCACGGGACCGGCTTGA
- a CDS encoding PAS domain S-box protein, which produces MREEGNSRRAFDAAAGILLDAIDIIALVLDPAGRIVLANQACEKLLGIPAEKMLGRSPFDLGIAARAPCPDDASGDVQVQTPSGELRIVRWSSRVVYEPDGSVRCVVATGADVTAASETGRQLRESERRLRELAENVNDLVAELTLDGVFTYANRRFEAVLGHPTEELVGRSCLDYIHPSDVDLARETLAAFDAPGVTRRTTIRVRQRCGTHLAVESVARTFTTANGELRLAVVARDVTERTAAETELRRVDRLVTLGTFAAGVAHEINNPVAAILLAAEVALERPRGRSADPQGAQTLERIADHARRCGAIVRSMLDFAAQGRSERRVYDPNDLVTHALSLVDGYARERGATLCFKPGADLPRIRANAVEIEQVLVNLLRNALESRRSATVQVLTGAQDGLVQIAVIDDGEGIPLEARKQIFESFYSTKRASGGIGLGLAIVRRIVTDHGGEIRLEDPPAGGTCFTVELPAVRAGTWRTS; this is translated from the coding sequence ATGCGAGAAGAGGGGAACTCGCGGCGCGCCTTCGACGCCGCGGCGGGCATCCTGCTCGACGCGATCGACATCATCGCGCTGGTGCTCGACCCCGCCGGCCGCATCGTGCTGGCGAACCAGGCCTGCGAGAAGCTCCTGGGCATCCCCGCGGAGAAGATGCTCGGCCGCAGCCCGTTCGACCTGGGCATCGCCGCGCGCGCGCCCTGCCCGGACGACGCCAGCGGCGACGTGCAGGTGCAGACGCCGAGCGGCGAGCTGCGCATCGTGCGCTGGTCGAGCCGGGTGGTGTACGAGCCCGACGGCTCCGTGCGCTGCGTGGTGGCGACGGGCGCCGACGTGACTGCCGCCAGCGAGACCGGGCGGCAGCTGCGCGAGAGCGAGCGCCGCTTGCGCGAGCTGGCCGAGAACGTGAACGACCTGGTGGCCGAGCTCACGCTCGACGGGGTCTTCACCTACGCGAACCGGCGCTTCGAGGCCGTGCTCGGCCACCCCACGGAAGAGCTCGTGGGTCGGTCGTGTCTCGACTACATCCACCCGAGCGACGTCGACCTGGCGCGCGAGACGCTGGCCGCCTTCGACGCGCCCGGCGTCACCCGCCGCACCACCATCCGCGTGCGCCAGCGCTGCGGCACCCACCTCGCGGTCGAGTCGGTCGCGCGCACGTTCACCACGGCCAACGGCGAGCTCCGGCTGGCGGTGGTCGCGCGGGACGTCACCGAGCGCACCGCAGCCGAGACCGAGCTGCGGCGGGTGGACCGGCTCGTGACCCTGGGCACGTTCGCGGCCGGCGTCGCGCACGAGATCAACAACCCGGTGGCGGCGATCCTGCTGGCCGCCGAGGTCGCGCTCGAGCGGCCGCGCGGCAGATCCGCCGACCCGCAGGGCGCGCAGACGCTCGAGCGCATCGCCGACCACGCGCGCCGCTGCGGCGCGATCGTGCGCTCGATGCTCGACTTCGCCGCCCAGGGCCGCAGCGAGCGCCGCGTGTACGACCCGAACGACCTGGTGACCCACGCCCTCTCGCTGGTCGACGGCTACGCGCGCGAGCGCGGCGCCACGCTGTGCTTCAAGCCCGGCGCGGATCTGCCGCGCATTCGCGCGAACGCGGTCGAGATCGAGCAGGTGCTCGTGAACCTGCTGCGCAACGCGCTCGAGTCACGGCGCTCGGCGACGGTGCAAGTGCTGACCGGTGCCCAGGACGGACTGGTGCAGATCGCCGTGATCGACGACGGCGAAGGCATCCCGCTCGAGGCGCGCAAGCAGATCTTCGAGTCGTTCTACTCCACCAAGCGCGCCTCGGGCGGCATCGGCCTGGGGCTCGCGATCGTGCGCCGCATCGTGACCGACCACGGGGGCGAGATCCGCCTCGAGGACCCGCCAGCCGGGGGCACCTGCTTCACCGTCGAGCTGCCCGCGGTGCGAGCCGGCACGTGGCGAACGTCCTGA
- a CDS encoding carboxylesterase/lipase family protein, with translation MPRAAGRGRGRDRALPIGAVSDVAHTRSGRVAGLPARGGLVFRGIPYAAPPVGKLRFREPEPVTPWRETRSASHFGPAAPQLGAMSWLVRRAMGAAVGGMSEDCLSLNVWTPALDGRARPVLVFVHGGAFVMGSGSTPLYNGASLSRRGDVVVVTLNYRLGALGWLSLREALPDAGDAPANLGLRDQLAALEWVRANIAEFGGDPGCVTVFGESAGAMSLGALLAAPRARGLFRRAILQSGAAHNVSPRAQAARVAGEFLARLGGAGKSFAALCEAPAAEILRAQSETTAALVLRLNGLPFQPCVDGDVLPEPPLEALARGAAAGVDLLVGTNADEWKLFMLGDSAARRMDEAALRRRFTRVLGEAEAERAWQAYANEDHPAERWCAFQSDRTFHGPAAQLLDACTSHSRAPYAYRFDWRPPLVGARIGACHGIELPFVFGTVLETWLRPWAAAAPGARKLAHRVQEAWIAFAKTGHPGHSRLPFWPTYDTEKRQAMRLDRRCQTIGDYGRDALAFWQAAREV, from the coding sequence GTGCCACGAGCAGCCGGACGCGGTCGCGGCCGAGATCGAGCGCTTCCTATCGGCGCCGTGAGCGACGTCGCCCACACGCGCAGCGGGAGAGTCGCCGGGTTGCCGGCCCGCGGGGGGCTGGTGTTCCGCGGCATTCCCTACGCGGCGCCGCCGGTCGGCAAGCTGCGCTTCCGCGAGCCCGAGCCCGTGACGCCCTGGCGCGAGACGCGCAGCGCCAGTCACTTCGGCCCCGCCGCCCCGCAGCTTGGTGCCATGAGCTGGCTGGTGCGCCGCGCCATGGGTGCGGCGGTCGGCGGCATGAGCGAGGACTGTCTCAGCCTCAACGTCTGGACCCCGGCGCTCGACGGCCGGGCGCGGCCGGTGCTGGTGTTCGTGCACGGGGGCGCGTTCGTGATGGGCTCGGGCAGCACGCCGCTCTACAACGGCGCGAGTCTGTCGCGGCGCGGCGACGTGGTGGTCGTGACCTTGAACTACCGGCTGGGGGCGCTGGGCTGGCTGTCGCTGCGCGAGGCGCTGCCCGACGCGGGCGACGCACCGGCGAACCTGGGCCTGCGCGACCAGCTCGCGGCGCTCGAGTGGGTGCGCGCGAACATCGCCGAGTTCGGCGGAGACCCGGGCTGCGTCACGGTGTTCGGTGAGTCGGCGGGCGCGATGAGCCTGGGCGCGCTCCTGGCGGCGCCGCGCGCGCGGGGTCTCTTCCGGCGCGCCATCCTGCAGAGCGGGGCGGCGCACAACGTGTCTCCCCGCGCCCAGGCGGCGCGCGTGGCCGGGGAGTTTCTCGCGCGCCTGGGCGGCGCGGGCAAGAGCTTTGCGGCGCTGTGCGAGGCGCCGGCGGCGGAGATCCTGCGCGCGCAGTCCGAGACCACGGCGGCGCTCGTGCTGCGCCTGAACGGGCTGCCGTTCCAGCCGTGTGTCGACGGCGACGTGCTGCCCGAGCCGCCGCTCGAGGCGCTCGCGCGCGGCGCCGCAGCGGGCGTGGACCTGCTCGTGGGCACGAACGCCGACGAGTGGAAGCTGTTCATGCTGGGCGACTCCGCCGCCCGGCGCATGGACGAGGCCGCGCTGCGCCGGCGCTTCACGCGCGTGCTGGGCGAAGCCGAGGCGGAGCGCGCCTGGCAGGCGTACGCGAACGAGGACCACCCCGCGGAGCGCTGGTGCGCCTTCCAGTCGGACCGCACGTTCCACGGGCCGGCGGCCCAGCTGCTCGACGCCTGCACGAGTCACTCGCGGGCGCCCTACGCCTACCGCTTCGACTGGCGGCCGCCGCTCGTGGGCGCGCGCATCGGCGCCTGCCATGGCATCGAGCTGCCGTTCGTGTTCGGCACCGTGCTCGAGACCTGGCTGCGGCCCTGGGCGGCCGCGGCGCCCGGGGCGCGCAAGCTCGCACACCGCGTGCAGGAGGCCTGGATCGCCTTCGCGAAGACGGGTCACCCGGGTCACTCGCGCCTGCCGTTCTGGCCGACCTACGACACCGAAAAGCGTCAGGCCATGCGGCTCGACCGCCGCTGCCAGACCATCGGCGACTACGGCCGCGACGCGCTGGCATTCTGGCAAGCCGCGCGCGAAGTGTAA
- a CDS encoding alpha/beta hydrolase — MQERKIETRRGLKSRVLEGGRGAPLVYFHGAGGLFKEEPLLERLTGHFHVFAPEWPGYGVEGGEDKLEDMLDFALHGWDVVDALGLERPSLLGHSMGGMIAAEMACIASRSLAKLALVAPAGLWIDSLPIPDLFSMLPFELVGALFADPKNGERFLTGGIDFTNPDALTQFLVGNARRLGTAGKILFPIPNRRVSKRLYRLTAPTLLVWGTADKLIPFGYAARWRELLPNARLAAIEGGAHMVCHEQPDAVAAEIERFLSAP, encoded by the coding sequence ATGCAGGAGCGCAAGATCGAGACCCGGCGCGGCCTCAAGTCACGCGTGCTGGAAGGCGGGCGGGGTGCGCCGCTCGTGTACTTCCACGGCGCCGGCGGACTGTTCAAGGAGGAGCCGCTGCTCGAGCGGCTCACCGGCCACTTCCACGTGTTCGCGCCGGAGTGGCCGGGCTACGGCGTCGAGGGCGGCGAAGACAAGCTCGAGGACATGCTGGACTTCGCGCTGCACGGCTGGGACGTGGTCGATGCGCTCGGGCTCGAGCGGCCGAGCCTGCTCGGTCACTCGATGGGCGGCATGATCGCGGCCGAGATGGCCTGCATCGCGAGCCGCTCGCTGGCCAAGCTGGCGCTGGTCGCCCCCGCGGGTCTGTGGATCGACTCACTGCCGATCCCCGACCTGTTCTCCATGCTGCCGTTCGAGCTGGTGGGCGCGCTGTTCGCCGACCCCAAGAACGGTGAGCGTTTTCTCACCGGCGGCATAGACTTCACCAACCCCGACGCGCTGACCCAGTTCCTGGTCGGCAACGCGCGGCGGCTGGGCACGGCCGGGAAGATCCTGTTCCCGATCCCCAACCGGCGCGTGTCGAAGCGCCTGTACCGGCTCACCGCGCCCACGCTCCTGGTCTGGGGCACGGCCGACAAGCTGATTCCGTTCGGCTACGCCGCGCGCTGGCGCGAGCTCCTGCCGAACGCGCGGCTGGCGGCGATCGAGGGCGGGGCGCACATGGTGTGCCACGAGCAGCCGGACGCGGTCGCGGCCGAGATCGAGCGCTTCCTATCGGCGCCGTGA